CGGCAACGGCGAGATCACCGCAGAGGAAAGTTTACGCGCCTGGACCGACTGGTTCAAACGAATCGACGCCAACAGCGATCAACTCGTGACCGCGGAGGAAGTTAAAAACTACCGCGCCAATAAATGGAAAGTAAAATAATGTCTGCAAGGTCCCTACTTATGACTTCGCCAACCCATTTACCGCAAGCCGAGGAAGCACCCGTGCTGAAAATAAATCCCTGGGCAAATGCCGATGATAAACATCTTATGGAGACAATTGCCCAGGGTAATCAGGCTGCATTTACCGAATTTACCCGGCGTTACCTGGACAAAATCGTCAGTTTTGCTTTCGGCCATATGGGCAAAAAAGCCGATGCCGAGGATGTAGCCCAGGAGGCTTTTATCAAAGTTTGGCAAAAAGCCTCCAGTTGGCGTGATATGAATATTCCGCCGCATTACTGGCTCTACCGGGTCACGTATAACCTGTGTATCGACAAACTGAGAAAACGCAAACCGGAAATCTCCCTGGAAAGCGACCACTATCAAGTTGACAACTTTGCACCGGAACAGGAATTGGCGCAATCGCAAAAAATGGCGAAAATTCAACAAGCACTGCAAACTTTGCCGGAGAGACAACGCAGCGCCATCATGTTTTGCGCCTACCATGGATTTTCTAACCGCGAAGCTGCAAAAATTCTGGAAACCAGTGTCGAAGCCCTGGAATCATTGTTGGCACGAGCCAGGCGCAGTTTACGACCAATCCTTTTGGAATCAGAAGGTACCAGCTTATGAAATCGAAAATGAACACAGAACGAGTGACACAACTACTGGCCAGCTACGGCTCCCATTCGGAACATTGGCCCGAAACCGAACGTGACGCGGCCCTGGAGCTTATCCAACAATCCAGCGGACTGAAATCCCAATGGTTGCAAGCGCAACAACTGGACCAGGCGATGGGTATTTTGCCGATTCAGGCACAAAACAGCGTTGCAGAGGCCGAACACGGTGAGTTGTTATCAAGAATAATGGACAATCTGCCGCCACAAGATAAGCCCCGCGTGCAATCCGCCAGGACGGAATCCACCGTCACCAATCTGGAGACCGGTAAAAAGCCGTGGCACAGCAGCCTGGTTTTCAAAGGCATGATGGCCGCGAGTTTGGCGCTGATTGTGACAGCACTTATTACCTTTAATCCGGAGACATCGACAACAGGTAATACAGAACTGGCACAAAATTCCTTAGACCAATGGTTCTGGGAAGAAATCACCGTCGACGCAAACCAACACAGTGAAACCGCCATCGACCTGATGGCTATGATTGATTTAGAACAATTGGAGGACTTCCAATGATACATAAACGCCCCCAAACCATCGCAGCTTTACTGCTTGCTACATCCTTGGCCCTGTTTGGCAGCACTGCTTGGGCCCATTCCTCGCACAAACATGACCGGGGTGCTGACCGCTTTGACAATGGTCGAGGCGATCACCACTACTACTACTATCCTGAACACGGTGTCTATTTTGATGTAGACCGGGGTTTGTACTTTTATTTCAGCTCCGGCCGCTGGCTGAGTTCACGCGTACTACCCTGGCATATTACTTTATATAAAGATGAACGCTTGGCCTTGCATTTGGATACCAAACGGCCGTATCGCCATAACAAACGCCATCAACAATGGTATCCCAAAACAATGTTTTGGGACCGGGACTATGACCAGGACCAACACCGCCGCAGACACGCCCGCGACCACCACCGGGAGCGTGATCACGCCAGGGATCATCGTAACCGTGACCGCAAACACGCCAGGGATCATCGCGACCGTGACCGCAAACATGCCAGAGATCGTCGGCACGATGATGATCGAGGCCACTCCCGCGATCATCGTCGCGACGACCGCGCCAGGGATCATCGCCGTGACAATGACCGGGGCCATCCCCGCGACCATCGTCGCGACGACCATGCCAGAGATCATCGGCACGATGATGACCGAGGCCACTCCCGCAATCATCGTCGCGACGACCATGCCAGAGATCATCGCCGTGACGATGACCGAGGCCACTCCCGCGATCATCGTCGCGACGACCATGCCAGGGATCATCGCCAAGATACCCGACAAGTCAAAAAACATCGGCACACACATACCGACTCCGGTTCAGCATCTGTCACCACTACCGTGACAGTCCCGGTGCCGCCAAAGGTAACTATTAAAGTACCCAGTCCCAAGGAGGTAAGAGAAGATTTGAAAAATATTCCAACCCCCAAAGAGGTGCTGGACAAATTACTGGACCGCTAAACCAGATTAAAAAACCCGCCGGATGGCGGGTTTTTTTTAATCTCAATATTCTTATCACTTGGAGTTTATCAACCGTTAGTAATAATTCCGGGTCCCCAATCCCTGCTTATCGAACGCAAGAATCTTCTTTTCCTCTACCTCACTCTCGGAATTCAGGCTATCCAACCGCCCCACCACCGCATAGCGTTCCGGTTCCTGTATGGGTTGGGTATTTAGGGTAATGACATGATCTTCCAGCTTGACCCCGTCACTGGAGTAAAACTCGATTTGTAATGTATCTTCCACTACTGAGAGATAAGCAAAGTTACTTTCGCGTTGCACCTTGCTCATACCGCCACCATAGGTCTTGCGTTCCAGCGCCAATTCATTCCGCGGAAATCCGCGAACTTCTTCCCACAAAAAGTCCTGGTTATCCAGGCCTTTGGCAAGGCGGTTAAAGGAGGACGAAACAACACTATACATGCTGTATTGTGACTTTGGAAAAACGGCTTTG
The window above is part of the Gammaproteobacteria bacterium genome. Proteins encoded here:
- a CDS encoding sigma-70 family RNA polymerase sigma factor, whose amino-acid sequence is MTSPTHLPQAEEAPVLKINPWANADDKHLMETIAQGNQAAFTEFTRRYLDKIVSFAFGHMGKKADAEDVAQEAFIKVWQKASSWRDMNIPPHYWLYRVTYNLCIDKLRKRKPEISLESDHYQVDNFAPEQELAQSQKMAKIQQALQTLPERQRSAIMFCAYHGFSNREAAKILETSVEALESLLARARRSLRPILLESEGTSL